Proteins encoded by one window of Palaeococcus ferrophilus DSM 13482:
- the trm14 gene encoding tRNA (guanine(6)-N2)-methyltransferase: MRFLLTTSKGIEDLAKSEVENLLSQLGVPFRVEERPLGVEGRVLAEVDGAYYTDEKGRKRELSVSTYLNERSRLLHRVIMEIASERFEGIEENEPEVALKRIEDFVSGLPVERYVKTSESFAVRPFRKGEHKITSLDISRTVGKAIFDRLSRFGTPRVNLDHPAVIFRAELVGDVFFLGIDTTGDSSLHKRPWRVYNHPAHLKASIANALIELAEPDGGPFIDPFCGSGTILIELALGGYEGRIIGVEKYRKHIRGAE; encoded by the coding sequence ATGAGGTTCCTACTCACAACATCAAAAGGGATCGAAGACCTGGCGAAGTCAGAGGTGGAGAACCTGCTCTCCCAGCTGGGAGTTCCGTTTCGGGTGGAGGAGAGGCCCTTAGGCGTTGAGGGCAGGGTTCTGGCCGAGGTGGATGGGGCATACTACACCGACGAGAAGGGCAGGAAAAGGGAGCTGAGCGTTTCAACCTATCTGAACGAGCGTTCAAGGCTCCTCCACCGCGTGATCATGGAGATAGCGAGCGAGAGGTTCGAGGGGATTGAGGAAAATGAGCCGGAGGTTGCCCTCAAGAGGATAGAGGACTTCGTCTCAGGGCTTCCAGTGGAAAGGTACGTCAAGACGAGCGAGTCCTTTGCAGTGAGGCCCTTCCGGAAGGGCGAGCACAAAATAACGAGCCTTGACATCTCAAGAACCGTTGGAAAGGCCATCTTCGATAGGCTCTCCCGCTTCGGGACTCCAAGGGTGAACCTCGACCATCCTGCGGTGATATTCAGGGCGGAACTTGTTGGGGACGTCTTCTTCCTTGGAATAGACACCACCGGCGATTCCTCGCTCCACAAGAGACCGTGGAGGGTTTACAACCACCCCGCGCACCTCAAGGCGAGCATAGCCAACGCGCTCATAGAGCTGGCCGAGCCGGACGGCGGGCCGTTCATAGACCCCTTCTGCGGGAGTGGGACGATACTCATCGAGCTTGCCCTCGGGGGCTATGAAGGAAGAATAATAGGGGTCGAGAAGTATAGAAAGCACATAAGGGGTGCGGAAA
- a CDS encoding type II toxin-antitoxin system VapC family toxin, with product MVKRVRKRKRGKAIKPELVYMDTSALIAFFNPNDKNHKRAVEFFESKAVSGARFVIGRPVLMEFLNGASKRAGKKVALELKRLIEASHFVRVENETEEDWERAWEIFERFDDHDGMDVTDCLSFAIMERLGIKEAFTFDGDFEAYGFKRAP from the coding sequence ATGGTCAAGCGAGTGAGGAAGAGAAAGCGCGGAAAGGCCATCAAGCCAGAGCTCGTTTACATGGACACCAGTGCGCTGATAGCGTTCTTCAACCCGAACGACAAGAACCACAAAAGGGCCGTGGAGTTCTTTGAGTCTAAGGCAGTGTCCGGGGCGAGGTTCGTAATCGGGCGCCCCGTCCTGATGGAGTTCCTCAACGGGGCATCGAAGAGGGCTGGAAAAAAGGTTGCGCTTGAACTCAAGAGGCTGATAGAGGCAAGCCACTTCGTAAGGGTCGAAAACGAAACCGAGGAGGACTGGGAGAGGGCGTGGGAGATATTCGAGAGGTTCGACGACCACGACGGGATGGACGTTACAGACTGCCTGAGCTTCGCCATCATGGAGAGGCTCGGTATAAAAGAAGCTTTTACCTTTGACGGGGATTTTGAGGCCTACGGCTTTAAACGGGCGCCGTGA